Proteins encoded within one genomic window of Brachybacterium sp. P6-10-X1:
- the gltB gene encoding glutamate synthase large subunit, whose translation MLPLDSRFSRLPAPQGLYHPASEVDSCGVAMIATLRGRPGHDVVVSALTALRNLEHRGAVGAEEATGDGTGIMVQLPDAFLRAVSGVDLPPRGAYAAGLAFLPREAGERATVLSALEEVAAAEGLRLLGLREVPTVDGLVGPSAQAVRPDIAQVFLTDAAGERTGLALERAVVALRRRVEHATSAYFPSLSTRVMVYKGMLTPTQLDEFYPDLRDPRFASELAIVHSRFSTNTFPAWPLAHPFRTLAHNGEINTVIGNRNRLRAAEGSMRTDAFGADFERLLPAITPGASDSAGLDEALELLHLSGRSLAHALMMLIPEPWENDTSMDPQLRAFYEYHAALQEPWDGPASVVFTDGTQVGARLDRNGLRPLRYWITDDDLVVLGSETGLVDVPRSSLVRTGRVAPGEIFLLDLEQGRLVPSDEVKQAIAAEHPYGTWVREQKVHLSDLPAREHILHSRSSVVRRQQTFGYTEEELHILLAPMAAKGAEPLGAMGTDTPIAVLSDRPRLLFDYFTQMFAQVTNPPLDSLREEIVTSLSSAIGRSRNLLEATPEHTRQLALDFPILDNDELATLLAVDAHPATADFHTVRLRGLYPVAGGTAALQQRLGEICEEAVAAIDEGATFLVLSDRDANQVLAPIPSLLLTSAVQHHLVRTGRRTAAGLIVEAGDVREVHHAALLIGYGASAINPYLAMESVEELVSRGVISDLRPDQAVANLIRALGKGVLKIMSKMGIATVASYRGAQTFEAVGLSQELVETWFPGTVSRIGGITLEVIASENAARHALAYPVDGQRPAHRSLPVGGEYQWRREGEPHLFTPEAVFRLQHSTRTRAFEEFRRYTDEVDAQQEHLMTLRGLLRLRSDEREAVPLDEVEPAAEITRRFMTGAMSYGSISQEAHETLAIAMNRLGGMSNSGEGGEDSLRLRDPERRSAIKQIASGRFGVTSEYLTNARDIQIKIAQGAKPGEGGQLPPQKVYPWIARTRHSTPGIGLISPPPHHDIYSIEDLAQLIHDAKSANPAARIHVKLVSRFGVGTVAAGVSKSHADVVLISGHDGGTGASPLNSLKHAGTPWELGLAETQQTLLLNGLRDRITVQVDGQMKTGRDVVIAALLGAEEYGFASAPLVVSGCVMMRVCHLDTCPVGVATQNPELRERFTGRAEHVVTFFQFVAQQVREHLAALGLRSLDEAVGRTDLLALRDDPRAASALGIAKREGLDLAAILTAPAVHEGDFPRRRRGQDHQLERAADHPWIARAASVIDAGEGSIRLSDTIRNVQRSVGTLLGHEVTRRTGGDGLADDSIVLDLAGTGGQSFGAFLPRGISLHVTGDVNDYVGKGLCGGVIAVGHGNGTGPSLTSAAIAGNTCAYGATSGRLFLAGAAGERFGVRNSGATLVVEGIGDHGAEYMTGGMVVVLGSTGINLGAGMSGGTLFVLDLDGTRLNPQDAASFAITPLRAEHRDIVLETVAEHVRRTGSDRAAALLADPEELLERITQITPRAFLTITGIREAALARGTDPDANDVWNEIMESTHG comes from the coding sequence ATGCTGCCTCTCGACTCCCGCTTCTCCCGCCTGCCCGCCCCTCAGGGGCTCTACCACCCGGCCTCCGAGGTCGACTCCTGCGGCGTGGCGATGATCGCCACCCTCCGCGGGCGCCCCGGCCACGACGTCGTCGTGAGCGCCCTGACGGCGCTGCGCAATCTCGAGCACCGCGGCGCCGTCGGCGCCGAGGAGGCCACCGGCGACGGCACCGGCATCATGGTCCAGCTGCCCGATGCCTTCCTGCGCGCTGTCAGCGGGGTGGACCTCCCGCCGCGCGGCGCCTACGCGGCCGGCCTCGCCTTCCTCCCGCGCGAGGCGGGCGAACGGGCGACGGTCCTGAGCGCCCTCGAGGAGGTCGCCGCCGCGGAAGGTCTGCGCCTCCTCGGCCTGCGGGAGGTCCCCACGGTCGACGGTCTCGTCGGCCCGTCGGCCCAGGCCGTCCGCCCCGACATCGCGCAGGTGTTCCTCACCGATGCGGCCGGCGAGCGCACCGGGCTCGCGCTCGAACGCGCCGTCGTCGCCCTCCGTCGCCGGGTCGAGCATGCCACCAGCGCCTACTTCCCCTCGCTGTCCACCCGGGTGATGGTCTACAAGGGCATGCTCACCCCGACCCAGCTGGACGAGTTCTACCCCGACCTGCGCGACCCCCGCTTCGCCTCCGAGCTCGCGATCGTGCACTCGCGGTTCTCGACCAACACCTTCCCGGCCTGGCCGCTCGCGCACCCCTTCCGCACCCTCGCCCACAACGGTGAGATCAACACCGTGATCGGCAACCGCAACCGCCTGCGCGCCGCCGAGGGCAGCATGCGCACCGACGCCTTCGGCGCGGACTTCGAGCGCCTGCTGCCGGCGATCACCCCCGGTGCCTCCGATTCCGCCGGCCTCGACGAGGCGCTCGAGCTGCTGCACCTGTCCGGGCGCTCCCTGGCGCACGCCCTGATGATGCTCATCCCGGAGCCGTGGGAGAACGACACCTCGATGGACCCGCAGCTGCGGGCCTTCTACGAGTACCACGCGGCGCTGCAGGAGCCGTGGGACGGGCCCGCCTCGGTGGTGTTCACCGACGGGACGCAGGTCGGCGCGCGGCTGGACCGCAACGGGCTGCGTCCGCTGCGCTACTGGATCACCGACGACGACCTCGTGGTGCTGGGTTCGGAGACCGGGCTGGTCGACGTCCCGCGCAGCTCCCTGGTGCGCACGGGACGGGTCGCCCCCGGCGAGATCTTCCTGCTCGACCTCGAGCAGGGCCGGCTCGTCCCCAGCGACGAGGTCAAGCAGGCGATCGCCGCCGAGCACCCCTATGGCACCTGGGTGCGCGAGCAGAAGGTGCACCTGTCGGACCTGCCCGCACGCGAGCACATCCTCCACTCGCGCTCCTCCGTGGTCCGCCGCCAGCAGACCTTCGGCTACACCGAGGAGGAGCTGCACATCCTGCTCGCCCCGATGGCCGCCAAGGGTGCCGAACCGCTCGGCGCGATGGGCACGGACACTCCGATCGCCGTCCTGTCGGACCGGCCCCGACTGCTGTTCGACTACTTCACCCAGATGTTCGCCCAGGTGACGAACCCGCCCCTGGACTCGCTGCGGGAGGAGATCGTCACCTCGCTGAGCAGCGCGATCGGACGTTCGCGCAACCTGCTCGAGGCGACCCCCGAGCACACCCGCCAGCTGGCCCTGGACTTCCCGATCCTGGACAACGACGAACTGGCCACCCTGCTCGCGGTCGACGCCCACCCGGCCACCGCCGACTTCCACACGGTGCGCCTGCGCGGCCTCTACCCGGTCGCCGGCGGCACCGCCGCCCTTCAGCAGCGCCTGGGCGAGATCTGCGAGGAGGCGGTCGCCGCGATCGACGAGGGCGCCACCTTCCTGGTGCTCTCGGACCGCGACGCCAACCAGGTGCTCGCCCCGATCCCCTCTCTGCTGCTGACCAGCGCGGTCCAGCACCATCTGGTGCGCACCGGCCGACGCACGGCCGCCGGGCTGATCGTGGAGGCCGGTGACGTCCGCGAGGTCCACCACGCCGCGCTGCTGATCGGTTACGGCGCCAGCGCGATCAACCCCTATCTCGCGATGGAGAGCGTCGAGGAGCTCGTCAGCCGTGGCGTGATCAGCGACCTCCGCCCCGACCAGGCGGTCGCGAACCTGATCCGGGCGCTGGGCAAGGGCGTCCTGAAGATCATGTCGAAGATGGGCATCGCGACCGTCGCCTCCTACCGGGGCGCACAGACCTTCGAGGCCGTGGGGCTGTCCCAGGAGCTGGTGGAGACCTGGTTCCCCGGGACCGTCAGCCGCATCGGCGGGATCACTCTCGAGGTCATCGCCTCCGAGAACGCCGCCCGCCACGCCCTGGCCTATCCCGTCGACGGCCAGCGTCCCGCCCACCGCAGCCTGCCCGTGGGCGGGGAGTACCAGTGGCGCCGCGAAGGCGAACCGCACCTGTTCACCCCCGAGGCCGTGTTCCGCCTGCAGCACTCCACGCGCACGAGGGCGTTCGAGGAGTTCCGTCGCTACACCGACGAGGTCGACGCCCAGCAGGAGCACCTGATGACCCTCCGCGGTCTGCTGCGGCTGCGCAGCGACGAGCGCGAGGCCGTGCCGCTCGACGAGGTCGAGCCGGCGGCGGAGATCACCCGCCGCTTCATGACCGGCGCCATGAGCTACGGGTCGATCTCCCAGGAGGCCCATGAGACCCTCGCGATCGCCATGAACCGTCTGGGCGGGATGTCCAACAGCGGCGAGGGCGGGGAGGACTCCCTGCGGCTGCGGGATCCCGAGCGGCGCAGCGCGATCAAGCAGATCGCCTCCGGCCGCTTCGGCGTCACCAGCGAATACCTGACCAACGCCCGAGACATCCAGATCAAGATCGCCCAGGGCGCCAAGCCCGGCGAGGGCGGCCAGCTGCCTCCGCAGAAGGTCTACCCGTGGATCGCCCGCACCCGGCACTCCACCCCCGGGATCGGCCTGATCTCCCCGCCGCCCCACCACGACATCTACTCGATCGAGGACCTCGCCCAGCTGATCCACGACGCGAAGTCCGCGAACCCCGCGGCCCGCATCCACGTCAAGCTGGTCTCCCGCTTCGGGGTGGGCACGGTGGCGGCCGGCGTCTCCAAGTCCCACGCCGACGTCGTGCTCATCTCCGGGCACGACGGCGGCACCGGGGCGAGCCCGCTGAACTCGCTGAAGCACGCCGGCACCCCCTGGGAGCTGGGACTGGCCGAGACCCAGCAGACGCTGCTGCTGAACGGTCTGCGGGACCGGATCACGGTGCAGGTCGACGGGCAGATGAAGACCGGTCGCGACGTGGTGATCGCCGCCCTGCTGGGCGCCGAGGAGTACGGCTTCGCCTCCGCCCCGCTGGTGGTCTCCGGCTGCGTCATGATGCGGGTGTGCCACCTGGACACCTGCCCCGTCGGCGTGGCGACGCAGAACCCGGAGCTGCGCGAGCGCTTCACCGGTCGCGCCGAGCACGTGGTGACGTTCTTCCAGTTCGTCGCCCAGCAGGTGCGCGAGCATCTCGCCGCGCTCGGCCTGCGCTCCCTGGACGAGGCCGTCGGCCGCACCGACCTGCTGGCTCTGCGCGATGATCCCCGCGCCGCCTCCGCCCTCGGCATCGCCAAGCGGGAGGGACTGGACCTCGCCGCGATCCTCACGGCGCCCGCCGTCCACGAGGGGGACTTCCCGCGTCGACGTCGCGGACAGGACCATCAGCTGGAGCGGGCCGCCGACCACCCCTGGATCGCCCGCGCCGCGAGCGTGATCGACGCCGGCGAGGGGTCGATCCGCCTGAGCGACACCATCCGCAATGTCCAGAGATCCGTCGGCACCCTGCTCGGCCACGAGGTCACCCGGCGCACCGGCGGGGACGGTCTGGCCGACGACTCCATCGTGCTGGACCTGGCGGGGACCGGCGGGCAGTCCTTCGGCGCGTTCCTCCCGCGGGGGATCAGCCTGCACGTCACCGGCGATGTCAACGACTACGTCGGCAAGGGGCTGTGCGGCGGGGTGATCGCGGTCGGCCACGGCAACGGCACCGGACCCTCGCTGACGTCCGCGGCCATCGCCGGCAACACCTGCGCCTACGGCGCGACCAGCGGCCGGCTCTTCCTCGCCGGTGCGGCGGGGGAGAGGTTCGGGGTGCGCAACTCCGGGGCCACCCTGGTGGTCGAGGGCATCGGCGACCACGGCGCGGAGTACATGACCGGGGGGATGGTGGTCGTGCTGGGGAGCACCGGCATCAACCTCGGCGCCGGCATGAGCGGCGGGACGCTGTTCGTCCTCGACCTCGACGGGACGAGGCTGAACCCCCAGGACGCGGCGAGCTTCGCGATCACGCCGCTGCGGGCCGAGCATCGCGACATCGTGCTCGAGACGGTCGCCGAACACGTCCGCCGCACCGGTTCGGACCGGGCGGCAGCGCTGCTGGCGGACCCCGAGGAGCTGCTCGAGCGGATCACCCAGATCACGCCGCGGGCCTTCCTGACCATCACGGGGATCCGCGAGGCCGCCCTGGCCCGGGGGACCGACCCCGATGCGAACGACGTCTGGAACGAGATCATGGAGAGCACTCATGGCTGA
- a CDS encoding site-specific integrase, with the protein MLAGILDRAVRARKIVANPARDESLELPRKKKAASRYLTHGEVDAISRAAGKISGQYEVLVLVLAYCGLRWGEATELRASDIDLSRGRISVTRSVAITNKGFVVDTTKSEEFRSVPAPRFLVDAIGKHLADNKLRGNDMLFVSKAQKHLRQPARDADGKRWWESTLDSAEVDYLRIHDLRHTAASLAVQSGASVKAVQRMLGHRSAALTLDTYADLFDTDLDTVSERIGEAREKFLAAQKPRRAARGGR; encoded by the coding sequence GTGCTTGCTGGCATCCTCGATCGAGCTGTGCGGGCCCGGAAGATCGTTGCGAACCCGGCCCGGGACGAGTCACTGGAGCTGCCACGGAAGAAGAAGGCGGCGTCGCGCTATCTGACTCATGGCGAGGTGGATGCGATCTCTCGAGCTGCGGGCAAGATTTCGGGCCAGTACGAAGTGCTGGTGCTCGTACTGGCGTACTGCGGGCTGCGGTGGGGTGAGGCGACCGAGCTGCGGGCGTCGGACATCGATCTGTCCCGAGGTCGCATCTCGGTGACGAGGTCGGTGGCGATCACCAACAAGGGGTTCGTCGTCGACACCACGAAGTCCGAGGAGTTCCGGTCGGTCCCGGCGCCGAGGTTCCTCGTCGACGCGATCGGGAAGCATCTGGCGGACAACAAGCTCCGCGGCAACGACATGCTGTTCGTTTCGAAGGCCCAGAAGCATCTTCGGCAGCCGGCAAGGGATGCGGACGGCAAGCGTTGGTGGGAGTCCACGCTCGACTCGGCCGAGGTCGACTATCTCCGGATCCACGATCTGCGGCACACTGCTGCTTCCCTCGCGGTCCAGTCAGGTGCCTCGGTCAAGGCCGTCCAGCGGATGCTCGGCCATCGTTCGGCGGCGCTGACGCTCGACACCTATGCCGATCTGTTCGACACGGACCTCGATACCGTATCCGAGCGCATCGGGGAGGCGCGGGAGAAGTTCCTGGCTGCGCAGAAGCCGCGTCGAGCTGCTCGTGGCGGGCGCTGA
- the pyk gene encoding pyruvate kinase, with protein MRKAKIVCTLGPATNTYEQIRTLIEAGMNVARMNLSHGSHDEHEQVYANIRRAAEDLGRNVAVLVDLQGPKIRLGTFSDGPHQLEVGDTFVITTDDIVGTRERVSTTFKGLPGDCRPGDVLLIDDGKVSVRVTDVSDTEVRTVVEVPGPVSNNKGINLPGVAVSVPAMSEKDVDDLRWGLALGADVIALSFVRDAHDMDQVLRIMQEEGRRVPVIAKIEKPQAVRALRSIVGAFDGIMVARGDLGVELPLEQVPLVQKRAIELARRNAKPVIVATQVLESMIESPRPTRAEASDCANAILDGADAVMLSGETSVGKYPFEAVRTMARIITNTEENGADRILPLGTIPHTRGGAITRAAAEIGDQLSAQYLVTFTESGDTARRLSRLRPSIPLLAMTPYPEVARQLSLTWGTEAHLVPMQKDSDAMVAEVDDLLREHKGLQKNDLVVVAAGSPPGVHGSTNTLRVHRIGDLDGTESARIEADNIAAGPQAQA; from the coding sequence ATGCGAAAAGCGAAGATCGTCTGCACACTGGGTCCGGCGACCAACACGTACGAACAGATCCGGACCTTGATCGAGGCGGGTATGAACGTGGCGAGGATGAACCTCAGCCACGGCTCGCACGACGAGCACGAGCAGGTCTACGCGAACATCCGCCGGGCCGCCGAGGACCTCGGTCGCAATGTCGCCGTGCTGGTCGACCTCCAGGGGCCGAAGATCCGCCTGGGCACCTTCTCCGACGGACCGCACCAGCTCGAGGTCGGCGACACCTTCGTGATCACCACGGACGACATCGTCGGCACCCGGGAGCGGGTCTCGACCACGTTCAAGGGCCTGCCGGGCGACTGCCGCCCCGGCGACGTCCTGCTGATCGACGACGGCAAGGTCTCCGTCCGCGTCACCGATGTCTCCGACACCGAGGTCCGGACCGTCGTCGAGGTGCCCGGCCCGGTCTCGAACAACAAGGGCATCAACCTCCCCGGCGTCGCCGTGTCGGTGCCCGCCATGAGCGAGAAGGACGTCGACGATCTGCGCTGGGGCCTCGCGCTCGGGGCCGACGTGATCGCCCTGTCCTTCGTGCGCGACGCCCACGACATGGACCAGGTCCTGCGCATCATGCAGGAGGAGGGCCGCCGGGTCCCCGTCATCGCGAAGATCGAGAAGCCGCAGGCCGTGCGCGCGCTGCGGTCCATCGTCGGCGCCTTCGACGGCATCATGGTCGCTCGCGGCGACCTCGGCGTCGAGCTGCCGCTGGAGCAGGTCCCGCTGGTGCAGAAGCGCGCCATCGAGCTCGCCCGCCGCAATGCCAAGCCGGTCATCGTCGCCACTCAGGTGCTCGAGTCGATGATCGAGAGCCCGCGCCCCACCCGCGCCGAGGCGTCGGACTGCGCCAACGCGATCCTCGACGGCGCCGACGCGGTCATGCTCTCGGGCGAGACCAGCGTGGGCAAGTACCCCTTCGAGGCGGTCCGCACGATGGCCCGCATCATCACCAACACCGAGGAGAACGGCGCCGACCGGATCCTCCCGCTGGGCACCATCCCCCACACCCGCGGCGGGGCGATCACCCGCGCGGCCGCCGAGATCGGCGACCAGCTCTCCGCGCAGTACCTGGTGACCTTCACCGAGTCGGGCGACACCGCGCGCCGCCTGTCGCGCCTGCGGCCCTCCATCCCGCTGCTGGCCATGACGCCCTACCCGGAGGTCGCGCGCCAGCTGTCGCTGACCTGGGGCACCGAGGCGCACCTGGTGCCCATGCAGAAGGACTCCGACGCGATGGTCGCCGAGGTCGACGACCTGCTGCGCGAGCACAAGGGATTGCAGAAGAACGATCTGGTCGTCGTGGCGGCCGGCTCGCCCCCCGGCGTCCACGGCTCGACCAACACGCTGCGCGTGCACCGCATCGGTGACCTCGACGGGACCGAGTCCGCCCGCATCGAGGCGGACAACATCGCCGCCGGCCCGCAGGCGCAGGCCTGA
- a CDS encoding glutamate synthase subunit beta: MADPRGFLRYRDRELPARRPVPVRLMDWREVYEAREQGTLDVVSRQAGRCMNCGIPFCHQGCPLGNLIPEWNDLVYREDWREASERLHATNNFPEFTGRACPAPCESSCVLGINQPPVTIKNIEVSIIDRAFAEGWVQPVEPSRQTGRAVAVVGSGPAGLAAAQQLTRAGHTVVVLEREDRLGGLLRYGIPEFKLEKRHVDRRLQQLRAEGTRFRTGVDVGGTGPDALSVAELRSRFDAVVLATGADAPRELTVPGRGATGIHPAMEYLTQANRLVEGDWIADPLSAEGKDVVIIGGGDTGADCLGTALRQGARSVTTLAIGTQPPAERDESQPWPTHPLLFEVSAAHEEGGDRSFLASTTGFEVDADGAVSGLKVSRTEYRDGDRRPAPGTGTVLPATLVLIAMGFAGAREDGLLADLGVELTARGTIAHDQQWTTTASDVFTAGDCARGQSLIVWAIAEGRACAAAVDRHLMGSSSLPAPVRPGEKPVTV; this comes from the coding sequence ATGGCTGATCCCCGGGGATTCCTGCGCTACCGCGACCGCGAACTGCCCGCGCGCCGTCCCGTGCCGGTGCGTCTGATGGACTGGCGGGAGGTGTACGAGGCCCGCGAGCAGGGCACTCTCGACGTCGTCTCCCGACAGGCCGGACGCTGCATGAACTGCGGCATCCCGTTCTGCCACCAGGGCTGCCCGCTGGGCAACCTGATCCCAGAATGGAACGACCTCGTCTACCGCGAGGACTGGCGGGAGGCGAGCGAGCGCCTGCACGCGACCAACAACTTCCCGGAGTTCACCGGCCGCGCCTGCCCCGCACCGTGCGAGTCCAGCTGCGTGCTGGGCATCAACCAGCCGCCGGTCACCATCAAGAACATCGAGGTCTCGATCATCGACCGTGCGTTCGCCGAGGGCTGGGTCCAGCCCGTGGAGCCCTCCCGGCAGACGGGTCGCGCGGTCGCCGTCGTCGGCTCCGGTCCTGCCGGGCTGGCAGCCGCCCAGCAGCTCACCCGGGCCGGGCACACCGTGGTCGTCCTCGAACGGGAGGATCGCCTCGGCGGCCTGCTGCGCTACGGGATCCCCGAGTTCAAGCTCGAGAAGCGCCACGTGGACCGCCGTCTGCAGCAGCTGCGCGCGGAGGGCACCCGCTTCCGCACCGGGGTCGACGTCGGCGGCACGGGGCCGGACGCGCTGTCCGTCGCCGAGCTCCGCTCCCGCTTCGACGCGGTGGTCCTGGCGACCGGGGCAGACGCCCCGCGGGAGCTGACGGTCCCCGGCCGCGGGGCCACCGGCATCCACCCGGCCATGGAGTACCTGACCCAGGCGAACCGGCTGGTGGAGGGGGACTGGATCGCCGATCCCCTCTCGGCCGAGGGCAAGGACGTGGTGATCATCGGCGGCGGCGACACGGGCGCGGACTGCCTGGGCACCGCCCTGCGGCAGGGCGCCCGCTCCGTCACCACCCTCGCGATCGGCACGCAGCCGCCCGCGGAACGGGACGAGTCCCAGCCCTGGCCGACCCATCCGCTGCTGTTCGAGGTCTCCGCCGCCCACGAGGAAGGCGGCGATCGCTCCTTCCTGGCCTCGACCACCGGGTTCGAGGTGGACGCGGACGGCGCGGTGAGCGGGTTGAAGGTCTCCCGCACCGAGTACCGGGACGGCGACCGACGGCCCGCCCCCGGCACCGGGACCGTCCTGCCGGCCACGCTCGTGCTGATCGCGATGGGCTTCGCCGGCGCCCGCGAGGACGGCCTGCTGGCGGATCTCGGGGTGGAGCTCACCGCCCGTGGCACCATCGCGCACGATCAGCAGTGGACCACGACCGCCTCCGACGTGTTCACCGCGGGCGACTGCGCCCGAGGTCAGAGCCTGATCGTGTGGGCGATCGCCGAGGGCCGCGCCTGCGCCGCCGCCGTCGACCGCCATCTGATGGGCTCCAGCTCCCTGCCGGCGCCGGTGCGCCCCGGGGAGAAGCCCGTCACGGTGTGA
- a CDS encoding arylsulfatase codes for MSEHPIAGRATVGTTYRDSEPWWPEAARPAAESPDVIMIVLDDVGFGSLGCFGSEIATPTMDGLAASGLTYTNFHVTPLCSPTRASLLTGRNHHAVGMSMLSNADSGYPGKRGAVSPRAAMVQELLRDRGYNTAAFGKWHLTPMDQTSSAGPYDQWPLGRGFDQHYGFLEGLTDHFFPELVQDNHRVDPPASPEEGYHLTDDLVDHLIDYISDHKSVAPHKPYFAYLALGAAHCPHQSHAEYLDRVRGRYEEGWDVVRERRLQRQIELGIVPEGTALAPRNDGVQPWDDLSPDEQRVMARLQEAFAAMLEHTDDQLERLIAHLEHLGVHDNTLILLMSDNGASQEGGPDGTTNTIAYENGDPVQLEDALAQIEDIGTWRCHSNYPWGWAQVGNTPLKRYKQNVHAGGVRAPLIVSWPRRLAEVAGERRNQFHDVIDIAPTILDVVGIEPPEEHRGVPQLPVHGVSMQYSFVDGTAPTSHPTQYFEMYGHRAIVHEGWKAVAYHERHTSYSADRWELYNLAEDFSECHDLAAERPEILHELIGRWWSEADRHGVFPLDDRNFAERAAKYHSAASPRRRNHFVLHRGVGRIPAGVTPLIYDRSHRIEATVDTAGNDEGVLISQGDVNGGYVLWLADRELHYEYNHQGTRRHAAGPAILDNGRHLLAMHFTRTGTLQGAVELRVDGMPVGGVHLPSTARYMLSWQGLEIGRDALSPVSDRYPRPFPFTGQLEKVELTLADDGGDGTYHEVID; via the coding sequence ATGTCCGAGCATCCAATCGCAGGCCGGGCTACCGTCGGCACCACCTATCGAGATAGCGAGCCCTGGTGGCCTGAGGCGGCCCGCCCAGCCGCGGAGTCGCCCGACGTCATCATGATTGTCCTGGACGACGTCGGTTTCGGAAGCCTGGGATGCTTCGGTTCCGAGATCGCAACCCCGACCATGGATGGCCTGGCCGCATCCGGGCTCACTTACACAAACTTCCATGTCACACCGCTGTGCTCGCCAACTCGTGCCAGTCTCCTCACGGGGCGCAATCACCATGCAGTGGGCATGTCCATGCTCTCGAACGCTGATAGCGGCTACCCCGGAAAACGCGGCGCAGTGTCACCACGTGCTGCCATGGTCCAGGAACTGCTTCGTGACCGTGGCTACAACACCGCCGCCTTCGGGAAATGGCATCTAACCCCGATGGATCAGACCTCCAGCGCCGGGCCGTATGACCAGTGGCCACTGGGGCGCGGCTTCGACCAGCACTATGGCTTTCTCGAGGGGTTGACCGACCACTTCTTTCCCGAGCTCGTCCAGGACAATCATCGGGTCGACCCACCGGCATCGCCGGAGGAGGGCTACCACCTCACCGATGATCTCGTCGATCACCTGATCGACTACATCTCAGATCACAAGTCCGTGGCACCTCATAAGCCCTACTTCGCGTACCTCGCCCTCGGGGCAGCCCACTGTCCACACCAGTCGCACGCCGAATACCTCGACCGCGTGCGCGGACGCTACGAAGAAGGGTGGGATGTCGTTCGCGAACGGCGGCTGCAACGCCAGATCGAGCTTGGCATCGTGCCCGAGGGAACCGCTCTGGCTCCGCGAAACGACGGGGTACAGCCTTGGGACGATCTCTCCCCCGATGAGCAGCGAGTCATGGCGCGACTGCAGGAGGCCTTCGCCGCGATGCTCGAGCATACCGACGACCAGCTGGAACGGCTGATCGCACACCTGGAGCACTTGGGTGTCCACGACAACACCCTCATCCTGCTGATGTCGGACAACGGTGCAAGCCAGGAAGGGGGGCCAGACGGTACGACCAACACCATCGCCTATGAAAACGGCGACCCGGTGCAACTCGAGGACGCGCTGGCACAGATCGAAGATATCGGTACCTGGCGTTGCCACAGCAACTATCCGTGGGGCTGGGCCCAGGTCGGGAACACTCCATTGAAGAGGTACAAGCAGAACGTACACGCCGGTGGAGTCCGGGCCCCGCTGATCGTGTCCTGGCCGCGCAGGCTGGCGGAAGTCGCAGGCGAACGGCGAAACCAGTTCCACGATGTCATCGACATCGCTCCTACGATCCTCGATGTCGTGGGCATCGAGCCACCCGAAGAACATCGCGGCGTTCCCCAGCTCCCCGTGCACGGAGTGTCCATGCAGTACTCCTTCGTCGACGGGACGGCACCGACCTCACATCCCACGCAGTACTTCGAAATGTACGGCCACCGGGCCATCGTCCATGAGGGCTGGAAGGCGGTCGCGTACCACGAGAGACATACTTCCTACTCAGCGGACCGGTGGGAGTTGTACAACTTGGCCGAAGACTTCTCTGAATGCCATGACCTCGCAGCCGAACGCCCGGAGATCCTGCATGAGCTCATCGGTCGCTGGTGGTCCGAGGCGGATCGGCACGGAGTTTTCCCGCTCGATGACCGCAATTTCGCGGAACGAGCGGCTAAGTACCACAGCGCCGCCTCCCCACGCCGCCGGAATCACTTCGTCCTGCATCGTGGAGTCGGGCGAATCCCCGCTGGCGTGACACCGTTGATCTACGACCGTTCCCACCGCATCGAAGCCACGGTCGACACGGCCGGGAATGACGAAGGAGTGCTGATCAGCCAGGGTGACGTCAACGGTGGCTATGTTCTGTGGCTGGCCGATCGTGAGCTCCACTATGAATACAACCATCAGGGCACACGGCGGCATGCCGCCGGCCCCGCCATTCTTGATAATGGTCGGCACCTGCTCGCGATGCACTTCACTCGAACTGGAACCCTTCAGGGCGCCGTCGAGCTGCGCGTCGACGGCATGCCGGTGGGAGGCGTCCATCTTCCCTCGACAGCGCGCTACATGCTGTCATGGCAGGGATTGGAGATTGGACGTGATGCACTCTCTCCCGTCAGTGATCGTTATCCCCGGCCTTTCCCGTTCACCGGTCAGCTCGAGAAGGTCGAGCTCACCTTGGCTGACGACGGGGGCGATGGCACTTACCACGAGGTGATCGACTGA